A portion of the Actomonas aquatica genome contains these proteins:
- a CDS encoding LysM peptidoglycan-binding domain-containing protein — protein MPRGLWVASVLWAAGSLSAQVDVATLRERAEAGDVSALTLLGNAYMNGDGVDQDFAAGLAAYEQAAARGDAVAAFNLGLVHELGRGVPADLSKAFQFYRRSADLGFVEAQFNVGNMYARGIGVRQDTLEAVLWFRQAAENGLPEAMLHLGLHYEKGEGVQADPAEAAKWYRQAIAKGSVQAAHNLALLHEEGRGVARDDAAAVELYRQAAEQNYGPAQNNLGIMYAEGRGGLPQSLVEAYPWLMLAADNGADPRARDMVLRRLDRVQKAAADVKLSALRNRLGLGPATAVASSPAPATAGGDDPVLESRLIALEAEVQRLQRENSGLVSANQNLSRQKYELEQRVVQAMAPVDNDAAAPAHIASVADKLLDVSPSDDATRRVLEQAAALLRTAAEDNRVLNAEVKRATLELSAMGRRLRQAERRANSGASASVGDDSAAAAELDNARDQIVSLQSDLVQARQRVDTLENALGNIDGLNARLTELEAENGRLTQRIRETDTALAEARNGATDSAELSAELTARDAEIAALRQAGEETSTQLTAASTELAALRDEVSALRQSSEQAAELATALDIARAAETSNAEQARELAAALREARARSEQADAELASLTTELGTLRSRIARLEPLESQVANLQQDAAASETLRTQLAAQREQVETLTARLAAAESAAAELATATQRVAELETQLQRATIAAAQRTDAQQNVVAALEADLSAAQTAQAEAAQRNETLRDELAAQGEQVATLTASLAAAESAAAELATATQRVAELETQLQRAMTAAAQSTDAQRNAVAALEADLNAAQAAQAEAAERNETLRDELAAQGEQVATLTARLTAAESAAAELATATQRVAELETQLQRAMTAAAQTSETQRAAVVALQSQLDAAQQALTSAETLATERAAALAASADQITELESRVAQEAIWASDLEEANQRVVALQAELQAARAESAREQSRRESDAEQVATLQAEFNRLRTQLEEAQNIAERRAEVVRERNAELTELNARLANEAIWASDLEEANTRAATLASDLAEMQNVRDTLLADLAAAEQTAATAADQITSLQAQLAEAETLRTTLTETEDRATALAADLAGMREENASLTADLSNAERRITLALKMQDEAADDRLQLSARLAAAEAEAEQLAALQVQVSDLQETLSGRDRELDELRTALARQTETEAALKVAVERVATLDEQLSAARTAVAGLQATTAEREDSLATLQASEQQLNATLTATQAQVGELETALTEARAAAADAALWRDLASKADVQLQQVRGELAALQSRANTERADFQTATAAQLESLQESAARVTSLEDALRDREAAVADLTAQTESDATEIARLQTALARAADLDATAANLRVELAEARTETVETQREANRLSGELAERVAALETANQELNQVQARLADTQAERESLATSLAETRQALSGLTTEHEDLLERYATLEAEVTRSQNTASTQLAALAAERDNLVDQLATAREQVEQWRVEAQTAAEEVDELGRVENSYAQSLRRIERLETQLAEAREAGARAQQLETSNSDLTAQVAALEARLEVAADERNLLANQLESAESTVAELATVRASLAQSQQRAESLDAELAQVRARLADAGEVQANNAELQDQIASLESRLAEATDERNRLSNQLESAEATVAELATVRASLAQSQQRAESLDAELAQVRARLADAGEVQANNAELQDQIASLESRLAEATDERNRLSNQLESAEATVAELATVRASLAQSQQRAESLDAELAQVRARLAATESGLADDAALRDQVATLESLLASATDEAQRWQRESETLTAQLESADAMSAELATARASLAQREQDVASFRRELTQAREQLADTAEVQSTNAAMRDQLAALETQLTGVTGDAERWEAEANRLLTQLEAAREDAGEVVTVRTALSESEERVQALQEELGMLRTELAAADNTSEANVALRDQLAALQAELLASNEAAEAWQSEVATLNIQLAAATDAAGELAATRDSLAQARGVIASLQDELQLARSRVGDLDTVASAKVAAETEARQLRTQNERLREQLASAERLLTDADQQSERIAGLVTARDYAVNEASQLADELAGIQSKLDENNATIAELTGENLRLQGDLEASEKAVAAALAAQAAAVEEAGMNPALEMEVATLQGRVQQVEEQMAEERAAAAREFAALTVQLQRARETAKSLTDANRALLATREMDEEAAQGRLADLEREVAELVNADAELRAENLALQTALSEAQAAPKPPADWQQTRQALTARIENLNTQLAEAQAYRDQVNTLASNNDELLAAQAELQQQVATALTERTEASRRADALASDLTAAQAERATLADRVDTLTASATALEDVRADLAALRGAYDSLSRENAALAEQVAAAEAAAQEQASSAVAEWTAERARLNDVIARLQANEDTLTARAEEGVEELASVRNELNGARSRIASLERAVAEATADSDQVAELAARVREAEQELVTHRSANLRLQEALTNERQTQEARLAQAQRENAALAGRLRQAQNTLDQIAAAARVLNPNAGPTTVTAGRSTVVTTTATPPATATAAVPRTHIVVEGDSLSRISLRYYGTPTRWREIYEANRELLSEANALRPGQELRIP, from the coding sequence TTGCCGCGCGGTTTGTGGGTGGCGTCGGTGCTGTGGGCAGCCGGTTCGCTGAGCGCACAGGTTGATGTTGCGACCCTGCGCGAGCGCGCTGAGGCGGGCGACGTAAGTGCGCTGACACTCCTGGGCAACGCCTACATGAACGGCGATGGCGTCGACCAAGACTTCGCCGCCGGTCTGGCCGCCTACGAACAAGCCGCCGCTCGCGGTGATGCGGTGGCCGCGTTTAACCTCGGTCTGGTGCATGAGCTGGGTCGAGGCGTGCCGGCCGATCTCAGTAAAGCCTTTCAGTTCTACCGCCGCTCGGCCGATCTCGGTTTTGTCGAAGCCCAGTTCAACGTGGGCAACATGTATGCCCGCGGCATCGGTGTGCGGCAGGACACCTTGGAAGCGGTGCTGTGGTTTCGGCAAGCGGCCGAGAACGGTCTGCCCGAGGCGATGCTGCACCTCGGCTTGCACTACGAAAAAGGGGAGGGCGTGCAGGCCGATCCCGCCGAAGCCGCCAAGTGGTATCGCCAGGCGATCGCCAAGGGCTCGGTCCAAGCCGCCCACAACCTCGCTCTGCTTCACGAAGAAGGCCGCGGCGTGGCGCGCGACGATGCCGCTGCCGTCGAACTCTACCGCCAGGCCGCCGAGCAGAATTATGGTCCCGCCCAGAACAACCTCGGCATCATGTATGCGGAAGGTCGCGGCGGGCTGCCGCAGAGCCTTGTCGAGGCCTACCCGTGGCTGATGCTCGCCGCCGACAACGGCGCCGATCCGCGCGCCCGCGACATGGTGTTGCGGCGACTGGATCGCGTGCAAAAGGCGGCCGCCGACGTCAAACTCAGCGCTCTGCGCAACCGCCTCGGGCTCGGCCCGGCGACTGCCGTGGCGTCGTCCCCGGCGCCGGCCACAGCCGGTGGCGACGACCCCGTCCTCGAGTCCCGTCTCATCGCGCTGGAGGCCGAAGTGCAACGGCTTCAACGCGAGAACTCCGGCCTCGTCTCGGCCAACCAAAACCTTTCCCGCCAGAAATACGAACTGGAGCAACGGGTCGTGCAGGCCATGGCCCCGGTGGACAACGACGCGGCGGCTCCGGCTCACATCGCCAGCGTGGCGGATAAGCTCCTCGACGTCTCGCCGTCCGACGACGCCACCCGCCGGGTGCTCGAACAAGCCGCCGCGCTCCTGCGCACCGCCGCCGAGGACAACCGCGTGCTGAATGCCGAGGTGAAACGCGCCACCCTCGAGCTCAGTGCCATGGGGCGTCGCCTGCGCCAGGCCGAACGCCGCGCCAACAGCGGCGCCAGTGCATCCGTCGGTGATGACTCCGCCGCCGCCGCGGAACTCGACAACGCCCGTGATCAAATCGTGTCCCTGCAGAGCGATTTGGTGCAGGCCCGTCAACGGGTCGACACCCTCGAAAACGCCCTCGGCAACATCGACGGTCTCAACGCCCGGCTCACTGAACTCGAAGCGGAGAACGGTCGACTTACCCAGCGTATTCGGGAAACCGATACAGCCTTGGCGGAAGCCCGGAATGGAGCAACCGATTCCGCCGAACTCTCGGCCGAACTGACCGCCCGCGACGCCGAAATCGCGGCGCTGCGACAGGCCGGCGAAGAAACGTCGACGCAGCTCACCGCTGCGAGCACGGAACTGGCCGCCCTACGCGACGAAGTGAGCGCGTTGCGCCAATCCAGCGAGCAGGCGGCCGAATTGGCTACGGCGCTCGACATCGCGCGCGCCGCCGAAACCAGCAACGCCGAGCAAGCCCGGGAGCTCGCCGCCGCCCTGCGTGAAGCGCGGGCGCGATCGGAGCAGGCCGATGCCGAACTCGCGTCGCTCACCACGGAGTTGGGCACGCTACGCAGTCGGATCGCCCGCCTGGAGCCCCTCGAGTCTCAGGTGGCCAATTTGCAGCAGGACGCCGCCGCCAGCGAAACCCTGCGGACACAACTGGCCGCCCAACGTGAGCAGGTCGAAACCCTCACCGCACGTCTCGCTGCCGCCGAGTCAGCCGCGGCCGAACTTGCTACGGCGACCCAGCGCGTGGCCGAACTCGAAACGCAACTGCAGCGCGCCACGATCGCCGCGGCGCAGCGCACCGACGCGCAACAAAACGTAGTCGCCGCCCTCGAAGCCGACTTGAGCGCGGCGCAAACCGCCCAAGCCGAAGCCGCCCAGCGCAACGAAACCCTGCGCGATGAACTGGCCGCTCAGGGCGAACAGGTGGCGACCCTCACCGCAAGTCTCGCCGCCGCCGAGTCGGCCGCGGCCGAACTTGCTACGGCGACCCAGCGCGTGGCCGAACTCGAAACGCAACTGCAGCGCGCGATGACCGCCGCGGCGCAAAGCACCGACGCGCAACGAAACGCAGTCGCTGCCCTCGAAGCCGACTTAAACGCGGCGCAAGCCGCTCAAGCCGAAGCCGCCGAGCGCAACGAAACCCTGCGCGACGAACTGGCCGCTCAGGGCGAACAGGTGGCGACGCTCACCGCCCGTCTCACTGCCGCTGAGTCTGCCGCGGCCGAACTCGCCACCGCGACGCAACGCGTGGCCGAACTCGAAACGCAACTGCAGCGCGCGATGACCGCCGCGGCGCAGACGAGCGAGACGCAGCGGGCCGCGGTGGTCGCCTTGCAAAGTCAACTTGACGCCGCGCAACAGGCCCTGACCTCAGCGGAGACTTTGGCCACTGAACGCGCCGCCGCGCTGGCCGCCAGCGCGGATCAAATCACCGAGCTGGAAAGCCGTGTCGCCCAGGAGGCGATCTGGGCCTCTGATTTGGAAGAGGCCAATCAACGCGTCGTCGCCCTGCAGGCCGAATTGCAAGCTGCGCGGGCCGAGTCCGCCCGCGAGCAGAGTCGTCGCGAGAGCGACGCCGAACAAGTCGCAACGTTGCAGGCCGAGTTCAACCGTCTGCGCACGCAGCTCGAGGAGGCGCAGAATATCGCCGAGCGCCGCGCCGAAGTTGTGCGTGAACGCAACGCGGAACTGACTGAGTTAAACGCCCGGCTCGCCAACGAAGCCATCTGGGCATCGGACCTCGAAGAGGCCAACACTCGTGCCGCGACCTTGGCCAGTGACTTGGCTGAGATGCAGAACGTGCGGGACACACTCCTCGCCGATTTGGCCGCGGCCGAACAAACCGCCGCCACCGCCGCCGATCAGATCACAAGCTTGCAGGCCCAACTCGCCGAAGCCGAAACCCTGCGCACGACTTTGACGGAAACCGAGGATCGCGCGACCGCGCTGGCGGCGGACTTGGCCGGAATGCGGGAGGAAAACGCATCGCTGACGGCCGATCTTTCCAACGCCGAAAGACGAATCACCCTCGCGTTAAAGATGCAGGACGAGGCGGCTGATGATCGTTTGCAATTGTCGGCCCGCCTGGCCGCTGCGGAGGCGGAGGCCGAGCAGCTGGCCGCTCTGCAGGTCCAGGTCAGCGACTTGCAGGAAACGCTCTCCGGTCGGGATCGCGAACTCGACGAACTGCGCACGGCACTCGCCCGCCAAACCGAGACCGAGGCCGCGCTGAAGGTGGCGGTGGAGCGCGTTGCCACCTTGGATGAACAGCTCTCTGCGGCGCGGACTGCGGTGGCCGGTTTGCAAGCGACCACGGCTGAGCGTGAGGACTCTCTCGCCACGCTCCAAGCGAGTGAGCAACAACTCAACGCGACCCTCACGGCGACGCAGGCGCAGGTGGGCGAGTTGGAGACCGCGTTGACCGAGGCTCGGGCCGCCGCCGCCGACGCCGCCCTGTGGCGCGACCTCGCCAGCAAGGCCGACGTGCAACTCCAGCAGGTGCGTGGTGAGTTGGCCGCGCTGCAGTCGAGAGCCAATACCGAGCGCGCCGATTTCCAAACCGCCACCGCTGCCCAACTGGAAAGTTTGCAGGAAAGCGCAGCGCGCGTGACTTCGTTGGAAGATGCCCTGCGCGACCGCGAGGCGGCCGTCGCGGATTTGACCGCGCAGACCGAGAGTGACGCCACCGAAATCGCCCGCTTGCAGACCGCGTTGGCGCGGGCCGCCGATCTGGACGCCACGGCCGCGAACCTACGGGTGGAGTTGGCCGAAGCGCGCACCGAAACCGTCGAGACCCAACGCGAAGCCAATCGCCTGTCGGGCGAGCTCGCCGAACGGGTGGCCGCACTGGAGACCGCCAATCAGGAACTTAACCAAGTCCAAGCTCGTCTCGCCGACACCCAGGCGGAGCGGGAAAGCTTGGCCACGAGTCTGGCCGAAACCCGGCAGGCACTTTCCGGACTCACCACCGAGCACGAGGATTTGCTGGAACGTTACGCCACGCTCGAAGCCGAGGTGACCCGCAGCCAAAACACCGCCTCGACCCAATTGGCCGCGTTGGCCGCGGAGCGGGATAACTTGGTGGATCAGTTGGCCACCGCGCGTGAGCAGGTAGAACAGTGGCGCGTGGAAGCGCAGACGGCGGCAGAGGAAGTGGACGAATTGGGGCGGGTGGAAAACTCTTACGCGCAAAGCCTTCGCCGTATCGAAAGGTTGGAGACACAGCTCGCGGAGGCGCGCGAAGCTGGCGCTCGGGCGCAGCAGCTTGAAACCTCGAACAGCGATTTGACCGCGCAGGTTGCGGCGTTGGAGGCCCGCCTGGAGGTAGCGGCCGACGAGCGGAACCTTCTGGCAAATCAGCTGGAGTCGGCCGAAAGCACGGTCGCCGAACTGGCGACGGTGCGCGCGTCGCTCGCGCAAAGCCAGCAGCGGGCCGAGTCGCTCGACGCCGAGTTGGCCCAAGTTCGGGCGCGGCTCGCCGATGCGGGCGAAGTGCAGGCGAACAATGCCGAGCTGCAGGACCAGATCGCCTCGCTGGAGTCGCGCTTAGCGGAGGCGACCGATGAGCGAAATCGTTTGTCGAATCAGTTGGAGTCGGCTGAAGCCACGGTCGCCGAGCTGGCGACGGTGCGCGCGTCGCTCGCGCAAAGTCAGCAACGGGCCGAGTCGCTCGACGCCGAGTTGGCCCAAGTGCGGGCTCGGCTCGCCGATGCGGGCGAAGTGCAGGCGAACAATGCCGAGCTGCAGGACCAGATCGCCTCGCTGGAGTCGCGCTTAGCGGAGGCGACCGATGAGCGAAATCGTTTGTCGAATCAGTTGGAGTCGGCTGAAGCCACGGTCGCCGAGCTGGCGACGGTGCGCGCGTCGCTCGCGCAAAGTCAGCAACGGGCCGAGTCGCTCGACGCCGAGTTGGCCCAGGTGCGGGCGCGGCTGGCGGCGACCGAGAGTGGCTTGGCCGACGATGCTGCGCTGCGCGATCAGGTCGCGACGTTGGAATCGCTGTTGGCGTCGGCGACGGACGAAGCGCAGCGTTGGCAGCGCGAGTCGGAAACGTTGACCGCGCAACTTGAGTCGGCTGACGCGATGAGCGCGGAGTTGGCGACTGCCCGTGCGTCCTTGGCCCAGCGGGAGCAGGACGTGGCGAGCTTCCGGCGCGAGCTTACGCAGGCGCGGGAACAATTGGCCGACACCGCCGAGGTGCAGTCGACCAACGCCGCGATGCGCGATCAGCTGGCCGCGCTGGAGACGCAATTGACCGGGGTAACCGGCGATGCCGAACGCTGGGAGGCGGAAGCGAACCGCTTGTTGACTCAACTTGAAGCTGCGCGGGAGGACGCTGGCGAAGTAGTGACGGTCCGCACCGCGTTGTCCGAAAGCGAGGAACGTGTCCAGGCGCTGCAGGAGGAATTGGGCATGCTGCGGACCGAGCTCGCTGCCGCGGATAACACCAGCGAAGCCAACGTGGCGCTGCGCGACCAGTTGGCGGCGTTGCAGGCAGAGTTGTTGGCGTCGAATGAAGCGGCGGAGGCGTGGCAGTCCGAGGTGGCGACGCTCAATATCCAACTGGCGGCGGCGACGGATGCGGCCGGTGAGTTGGCGGCGACACGCGACTCGCTGGCGCAAGCCCGCGGGGTGATCGCGAGTCTGCAGGATGAGCTGCAGTTGGCGCGCAGCCGGGTGGGGGATTTGGACACCGTGGCGTCGGCCAAGGTGGCGGCGGAGACCGAGGCGCGTCAGCTGCGCACGCAGAACGAACGCCTGCGGGAACAACTTGCGTCCGCCGAACGTTTGTTGACCGATGCGGATCAACAGTCGGAACGTATCGCCGGACTGGTGACAGCGCGCGATTACGCGGTGAACGAGGCCAGTCAGTTGGCCGACGAGCTGGCCGGTATTCAGTCCAAGTTGGACGAAAACAACGCGACCATCGCCGAGCTGACGGGGGAGAATCTGCGCCTGCAGGGCGACCTGGAGGCGTCTGAAAAGGCGGTTGCGGCGGCGCTGGCCGCCCAGGCTGCAGCGGTCGAGGAAGCCGGCATGAACCCGGCGCTCGAAATGGAAGTCGCGACGCTGCAAGGCCGCGTGCAGCAAGTCGAAGAACAGATGGCCGAGGAACGGGCGGCGGCAGCCCGGGAGTTTGCGGCGCTCACCGTGCAGTTGCAGCGCGCCCGAGAGACCGCGAAGTCGCTCACCGACGCCAATCGCGCCCTGCTCGCCACCCGCGAGATGGACGAGGAGGCGGCGCAGGGCCGTTTGGCCGATCTCGAACGTGAAGTCGCCGAACTGGTGAATGCCGATGCCGAGTTGCGGGCGGAGAACCTCGCGTTGCAAACTGCGCTCAGCGAGGCGCAGGCGGCGCCGAAGCCGCCAGCCGATTGGCAACAGACCCGGCAGGCGCTCACGGCTCGCATCGAGAATTTGAATACGCAGCTGGCGGAGGCGCAGGCTTACCGTGACCAGGTGAACACGCTGGCGAGCAACAACGACGAACTGCTCGCCGCGCAGGCCGAACTGCAGCAACAGGTCGCCACCGCCCTCACCGAGCGGACCGAGGCAAGTCGACGCGCCGATGCGTTGGCGTCCGACTTGACGGCGGCGCAGGCGGAACGCGCGACCTTGGCCGATCGCGTTGACACACTCACCGCGTCGGCGACCGCGCTTGAGGACGTGCGGGCAGATTTGGCGGCGCTGCGGGGGGCCTATGATTCTTTGAGCCGCGAGAACGCAGCCCTGGCCGAGCAGGTCGCGGCGGCTGAGGCGGCGGCGCAGGAACAGGCGTCGAGCGCGGTGGCCGAATGGACCGCCGAGCGAGCGCGTTTGAACGACGTGATTGCTCGTTTGCAGGCCAACGAGGATACGCTGACCGCGCGGGCGGAGGAAGGCGTGGAAGAATTGGCGAGCGTGCGTAACGAGCTCAACGGCGCGCGTTCGCGCATCGCCAGCCTCGAGCGGGCGGTGGCCGAAGCGACGGCCGACAGCGATCAGGTCGCCGAGCTCGCGGCGCGCGTGCGCGAAGCGGAGCAGGAACTGGTGACGCATCGTTCGGCCAACCTGCGGCTGCAGGAAGCGCTGACCAACGAACGGCAGACGCAGGAAGCCCGCCTCGCGCAGGCACAGCGCGAGAACGCAGCGCTCGCGGGGCGTTTGCGGCAGGCGCAAAACACGTTGGACCAGATCGCCGCCGCGGCCCGGGTGTTGAACCCCAACGCGGGGCCCACGACGGTGACAGCAGGGCGCTCGACGGTGGTGACCACCACGGCCACGCCGCCGGCGACAGCAACGGCCGCAGTGCCGCGCACGCACATTGTGGTGGAGGGCGACTCACTGTCGCGCATCAGTTTGCGCTACTACGGCACGCCCACGCGTTGGCGGGAAATCTATGAGGCCAACCGCGAGTTGCTCAGCGAAGCCAACGCCCTGCGCCCCGGCCAAGAACTACGGATTCCATAA
- a CDS encoding class II aldolase/adducin family protein, protein MSNSFFREQIIDTCLALEARGLNQGTSGNVSVRDEAGTGFFLTPSSLPYHQMTPDDIVHVDLASGTITGTRKPSSEYPFHLAILRARPDAQAVVHTHSQHATAVACLRRDLPAVHYLVALFGGAQIRCAPYATFGTDELSANVVAALSDRRAALMANHGLVVIGRNLDEALALTAEAETLAKLYLQTLAAGTPHILPDDEMARVVDRFRDYGYGPVGGMKKGE, encoded by the coding sequence GTGTCCAATTCATTTTTTCGTGAACAAATCATCGACACCTGCCTCGCTCTCGAGGCCCGTGGGCTCAACCAGGGCACCTCCGGCAATGTCTCCGTGCGCGACGAGGCCGGCACCGGTTTTTTCCTGACGCCCTCTTCCCTGCCCTACCACCAGATGACCCCCGACGACATCGTGCACGTCGATCTCGCGTCGGGCACCATCACCGGCACACGCAAGCCGTCCTCCGAATACCCCTTTCACCTCGCCATCCTTCGCGCCCGGCCCGACGCCCAAGCCGTCGTCCACACCCACAGCCAACACGCCACCGCGGTCGCTTGCCTGCGACGTGACCTGCCGGCGGTGCACTACCTCGTCGCCCTGTTCGGCGGCGCCCAGATCCGCTGCGCGCCCTACGCGACCTTCGGCACCGACGAACTCTCCGCCAACGTCGTCGCAGCCCTCAGCGACCGCCGGGCCGCGCTCATGGCCAACCACGGACTCGTCGTGATCGGTCGCAATCTCGACGAAGCCCTCGCGCTCACTGCCGAAGCCGAAACCCTCGCCAAACTCTACCTGCAAACCCTCGCCGCCGGCACGCCGCACATCCTGCCCGACGATGAAATGGCGCGCGTCGTCGACCGTTTCCGCGACTACGGCTACGGGCCAGTCGGAGGAATGAAGAAGGGTGAATAG